A region of the Thermogladius calderae 1633 genome:
GACCTCTTCGTCCTGGGCGGTAGGGTCTACGAGTACCTCGGTAGCAAGGGGCTGAAGGTCCTGGTGAGGAGGGCGGACGGGGCTAGGCCTACCGTGCCCAGCTGGTTCAGTGAGATGCTCCCGCTGGCCTTCGACTCGGCCCTGCTCGTAGGCAGGTTCAGGCGGGCTGTAGCCGACAAGCTCGCGAGAGACGGCTTTGAGGAGGCGGTGAGATACGTCGCGAAGGAGTACAACCTCGACAAGGATGCTGCCAGGTCCATTGCGGAGTACGTCTGGGAGCAGTACAGCTACACCGGGGGCCTAATACCGAGCGACAAGCTGATCTTGATCGAGGTCTTCGACGAGGAGGACAGGCGCAACGTTATAGTCCACAGCCTCTTCGGTAGGAGGGCCAACGACGCCCTGTCCAGGGCGTACGCGTACATCGTCTCGAAGACTGTAGGAGCCAACGTCAAGATCACGGTAACCGACAACGGCTTCATGCTGACTCTCCCGGGCCACCCCAGCGCGGACTGGGTGGGGCTCTTCAAGTCGATAAACCCCGACGAGCTCTACGACATCCTGGTCAGGGTCTTGAGGAGGACCGAGCTACTTAAGAGGAGGTTCAGGCACGTGGCTACGAGGTCGTTTATGCTCCTCAGGCGCTACAGGGACGTGGAGAGGAGTATCCAGAAGCTCCAGGTCAACGCCGAAGAGCTCCTCAAGGCTGTCGAGGAGATAGATAACTTCCCCGTCCTGAGAGAGACGTACAGGGAGATCCTGGAGGACTACATGCACATAGACGAGGCTAGGAAAGTCCTCGAGTGGGTGAGGGAGGGGGAGGTGGAGGTCAGGCTCTTCGGGCCTGTAGACGTGCCCAGCCCCTTCGCTCACTCGATAGTAGTACACGGCTACAGCGACGTAGTGCTCATGGAGGACATGAGGAGGATGCTCGCCATACTATACGACCAGGTAATGGAGAAGCTGAGGAAGCTGGGTGTACAGCTTCAAGCTGGTGGAGTCGAGGAGGTCTCCTGACCCTCCTCTAGCGACAGCACCTCCCGCAGCCTCTCTTTTGGAACCCCGAAGACGTTCTCGGCTATAACGGCTATGTAGTCGTCGCTGGGAGTCGACTTGGGGAATCCCAGCCTTATCGCTAGTGCTCTCTTGAAAGCCTCTTTAAAGGTCTTGTTCCTGATCTCACCCTTCTTTATGCCCTCCGCTATCCTCAGCGCGATGAAGAATCTGATGTAGCTCTTGATCGTCTTCTCCTCCTCGCTCATGTTCTCGGAGACGACCTTGAACACCTTCGCGACCTCCTCCTCGCTCATGAAACCGAGTACGAACTTCACGAGAGGGAGCCTCAGCATTCTAGCCACCGTGTTACTGTCGACGACGTTTGTGGGGGAGACGCCCTTGAGTATGCTCTTCGCCTTCTCCTTGTCCCCGCTCATCAGGCTCGACAAGGCCTCTTCAAGCGCCTCCTCGATGTAGAAGATCTTCTTCAAGACCTCCGGGTAGTCCCTGTCTATGTTGAGCCCGTACTTGGCTATCACGTAGATGGTCGCCATCTCCTTGTCGTATATGTCGCTGGGGACAGACTTCCCCATTATTGGCTTCAAGCCGTGTCTCTCGTACTCCCTTCTCAACATCTCGACGGCGTCCGCCCTCCCTATGTTCTCGATGTTGTGTATGAACTTGCTCAGCAAGTAGACGGCCAGCTTGATCCTCTCCCTGTGGGGGCTAGACTCCACCCGTGACACCCCTACACTCCAAGACCTTCTGGAGGACTCTCTTCAACCCTATGTCCAGGCTCACTGCACCAGAGTACACTCTAATAGTGTTTTTCCTAATATTGATTACAACCTTAACAACTTTTTCCTCCCTGACACGGAAGAACAAGTTTATCTTGGACGACTTGATCTCGACCCCCGCGAGCTCCGTGTGCCCGAGTCTCCTCTTCAGGTATCTCACTCCCGCGTCGACCAGGCCCTCAACAAGCTCTTTCGAGGGGGGCACGCGTGGTCACCTCTACCTCCAGCCCTCTCTAAGCCTGACGAGCCCGAGCGTCTCGCACGCCTCGACTAGCCACCCTGCGTACAGGAACGACACGTAGTCGCAGGCCTGGTTGTCGGGTACTACCACACCCTTGCTGAGCCTCATCGCCTCGGAGGCCAGTCTACAGTCCAGCCTGGGGGCGATCTTCCTCTTCAACGCGTCGATCACCTCCAGAAGGCTCCTCCGCTCCTCGAAGAGCCGCATAGCGTACTCCATGTCCTCCCTCGTTAAAGTGTAGTCCTCGGGCTTAAGACCCCTCTCCTTCGCGAGCTCGACGTACCTGAGAAGGGTCTCGTAGTCGCCTACGACCCTCCCAGTGGCTAGTAAGGGCCTCCTCTCATCACTCCCCTGCGACCGACTCAACTATCCTCTCTCTCGCCTTCTCCCTCAGTCTCGGGTCGTCAATCATAGTGATCAAGGTCTTAACCGAGCTTAATATGTCTTCTATCAGCACCTCGTAGACCCTCTCCTTCTCGTAGGGGGCCAGTATGCTCAGGGCCCTGGATATCACCTCGTCGTCGGGGTACGCCCTCCTGTAAACGTACTTCCGGACAGCGGTCGGGGAGACGCCTAGCTCGGAGGCCAGCTGCTTTATACTCCTAGATGATAGGAGGACGTCGATTATCTTCAGCCTCGCCTCCCTGCTGACCCAGTGGAAACTCATGGTTCTTCATCACAATAATAAACCCAGTTCAGGGTAACATAAATACCTTGAAGCTTTCGCCACGAAAGTGCAGGGTGTAGTGTTTTGAGGAACAAGGCAGTGGTTTATGATGGCTCCCTAGCTTACGCTGACCTACCGGCAGTAGTCCTGAATAGGGGTATGGTGCTAGTCAAGAACAGTATGGCCTACGTGGGATTCCAAGACGAGGAGCTACTAGAGGGGCGCGAGCCAGTAATCCTCCCGAGGTTACTGGGCTCTGTTTGCGCCGGCCGGGTGATCGAGTCGCCCGAGCAACCCTACTTAACGGGGAAGTTCGTAGTAACAAACCCGCTCGTAAGCGGGTCCAGGAGCGTCCTCGACGTGGACGGCTGCCTCTCGACGTACTTCCAGGTCGACCCCAAGAGGGTCTACGGCACCTACCCTACCGTAGAGCCGGTCAACTTGCTCGAGCCCTACGCTTCCCACGCCCTAGAGCTCGCTGGCGAGTCGGAGGGGAACACGCTCGTCTTAGGCTGCAACATCGTCGGGCTCATGACAGCGACCGCCCTGAGGGACAGGGGGTTCGAGCCGTACTTGCTGTGCGAGAAGTCCCTTGCTCAGGCCAAGAGGTTGGGTCTGAGAGTCTTCAGGAATGTCGGCGACCTGCCAGTCGACCTGGAGACGCTCGTGGTAGTAGAGGTCACGCCGGCTTTGTGGGACTTAGCCGACAGGAGCCCGTTGAGGAGGCTCGTTGTCTCGGGTTTCTCGGGTACGAGGAGCCTGCGCCTAGGCCTGTCGAGAGAGCTGGTGGTCGTCTACCTCGACACCGCAACCCCCGCTTCAAGCGGGGGGGCCAGGAGGCTGGCCGAGAAGGCCTTGGGTCTAGTCAAAGTCTTCAACGTGAAGAGCGTCGAGGATGCTGTAGGCTTCCTCCCGCCGAGGGGCCTCGGCACGATACTGAGGCTCTCCGGGCCTGGTGAAAAGAGCGAGGCCGGTGGCGAGCAGGGCGGGGGTGCGAGCTCTACTCGTTCTTGATTAAAGCAGACAGCCTCCTCACGCCCTCGTATATCTCGTCGAACGTCGGGTAGCTGAAGTTGATCCTCATCGTGTTGTGCCCGGTGCCATCCACGAAGAAGCTGGCTCCCGGCACGTAGGCGATCTTGTACTTGGTGATCGCGACCTCGAGGAGCTTGGTTGTGTTGAAGCCCTCTTTGTCGACCTTCACGAATATGAAGAGGCCGCCGATGGGCTTCGTGTAGTCTACGTAGTCCGGCAGGTAGTCCTCCATAGCCGAGAGCATGGCGTCCCTCTTCGACTTGTAGTAGGGTGTGGCGACCTTCACCATCCTATCGATCAAACCCTTCTTCACCGCTTCAGCCACTATGAACTGCGTGAGGGTCGGGCTGTGCAGGTCCAGGTACTGCTTGACCAGCTCGAACTTCCTCGTGAGGTCGTCTATCGCGGCGATCCAGCCTATCCTCAGCCCTGGAGCCAGCACCTTGCTCACGGTGCTCAAGTAGATGACCCTGCCGTACTTGTCGATGGCCTTCAGGGGTGTCGTGTCTGCGCCGTCCTCGTATATTATGTAGCTGTAGGGGTCGTCCTCGACCACCATCACATCGTACTCCTCTGCTAACTCGATGATGTGCTTCTTCCTGTCGAGCGTGAGGGAGGTGCCTGCGGGGTTGTGGCCCACGGGTATGGTGTATATGAACTTCACCCTCTCACCGCTGTTCTTAAGCGACCTAAGCTTCTCCTCCAGCTTGTGCGTGTCCATACCGTGCTCGTCCATCTCGACCCCCACCAGCTTGGCACCGGCTATCTTGAAAGCCCCTATTGCAGCGAGGTAGGATGGGTTCTCCGTTACGACGACGTCGCCTGGGTCTATCATGCCCCTGGCCACGATGTCCAGGGCCTGCTGGCTCCCTGTCGTTATGATGAGGTCCTCCGCGTCTGTCTGGATCCCCTTCGTCCTCCTCATGAAGTCCGAGAGTGTCTCCCTCAGCTCGATCAAGCCCTTCGTCTCGCTGTACTGGAGAGCGTCGTCGCCGTACTTCAGTATGACCTCTCTCGCTATGTCGGCCAGCTCGCTTTTGGGGAAGAGCTTCGGGTCTGGTATACCCCCAGCGAAGCTTATCACGTCCTTCCTGTGCTTTATGATCGCCAGCAACTCCCTGATGTCCGAG
Encoded here:
- a CDS encoding DUF2192 domain-containing protein — encoded protein: MESSPHRERIKLAVYLLSKFIHNIENIGRADAVEMLRREYERHGLKPIMGKSVPSDIYDKEMATIYVIAKYGLNIDRDYPEVLKKIFYIEEALEEALSSLMSGDKEKAKSILKGVSPTNVVDSNTVARMLRLPLVKFVLGFMSEEEVAKVFKVVSENMSEEEKTIKSYIRFFIALRIAEGIKKGEIRNKTFKEAFKRALAIRLGFPKSTPSDDYIAVIAENVFGVPKERLREVLSLEEGQETSSTPPA
- a CDS encoding HTH domain-containing protein codes for the protein MSFHWVSREARLKIIDVLLSSRSIKQLASELGVSPTAVRKYVYRRAYPDDEVISRALSILAPYEKERVYEVLIEDILSSVKTLITMIDDPRLREKARERIVESVAGE
- a CDS encoding PLP-dependent aminotransferase family protein, with amino-acid sequence MPAYDKFYSRLAVGIKASDIRELLAIIKHRKDVISFAGGIPDPKLFPKSELADIAREVILKYGDDALQYSETKGLIELRETLSDFMRRTKGIQTDAEDLIITTGSQQALDIVARGMIDPGDVVVTENPSYLAAIGAFKIAGAKLVGVEMDEHGMDTHKLEEKLRSLKNSGERVKFIYTIPVGHNPAGTSLTLDRKKHIIELAEEYDVMVVEDDPYSYIIYEDGADTTPLKAIDKYGRVIYLSTVSKVLAPGLRIGWIAAIDDLTRKFELVKQYLDLHSPTLTQFIVAEAVKKGLIDRMVKVATPYYKSKRDAMLSAMEDYLPDYVDYTKPIGGLFIFVKVDKEGFNTTKLLEVAITKYKIAYVPGASFFVDGTGHNTMRINFSYPTFDEIYEGVRRLSALIKNE